From a single Gadus morhua chromosome 3, gadMor3.0, whole genome shotgun sequence genomic region:
- the LOC115539898 gene encoding adhesion G protein-coupled receptor L1 isoform X4: MAMCVWFLGVCVLTLAHVAPSSQAMSRAAMPFGLLRRELACEGYPIELRCPGSDVVMVETANYGRTDDKICDADPFQMENTQCYLPDALKIMAQRCNNRTQCVVVAGVDVFPDPCPGTYKYLEIQYECVPYIFVCPGSLLSIQPASSLLEAEHQSGAWCKDPLQAGDRLYVMPWTPYRTEVLYEYASWDDYRQNRVTTTYKLPSRVDGTGFVVYDGAVFYNKERTRNLVKYDLRTRIKSGEAVVVNANYHDTSPYRWGGKSDIDLAVDENGLWVIYSTEANNGRIVVSQVNPYTLRFEGTWATGFDKRGASNAFMACGVLYAVRSVFQDDEGQTEGRVGGDMVVYAYDTGRGQELPVQIPFPNPYQYISSIDYNPRDNQLYVWNNYYVLRYPLHFTPPAPTKGPMSSLMTTVRSYTATVALSPVRPSASHPIGVINRAPFDQRPITAMVPLTPRPPLRVPLAPGGPDQAGGCEGRVARGVQWPPTLKGETVERPCPKGSLGIASYQCMLSPLGWSSRGPDLSNCTSPWVSQIAQKIKSGENAANIAGELVNLTRGRVYAGDVSMSVKLIEQLLDILDSQLQALRPANKESAARNYNKLQKRERTCRAYVQAVVQTVDNLLGPEALISWADMNNADQSRSASLLLDAVEKGAFLLANNLYEGRFSDRAPNVDLEVYVLNTEAEIQDLTFPHSYDSDSILQISALALQQYSNNGQVKLVLSLFKNLGSFLTTKNSTLRLGLGLGQGSEVRGRSLAVNSHVISASVHRGVNRVYLSEPVIFTLRHLQQENHYGPNCSFWNSSGSLGSGRWSTQGCRLLHSNNTHTTCACNHLSSYAVLMTYQQPASGVGVEELLVSGVSWVGISVALVCLAGCLTTLCCQGAPWHSDHSNIHCNLWANLLITELLFLVGANKTQFTVACSIVAGMLHFSLLSVFCWLCLEAVELYLLQREVFEGQNSRRKYFYLSGYSVPVLVVAVSTAIDFRGYGSSTACWLRTDNYFIWSFLGPVAFIITLNLVVLVMTLHKMHSSAALKPDSNRHDNLRAWAVGSLTLLFLQCVTWSAGLVFLSAPSLLLAYLFSSLNTAQGLLITILHCTLARKGQKDYGRCLRLSQCCGGSSSSSPDSVKGAALRSNNRYSSSQARRATANRQSRIRRMWNDTVRRQTESSFIATDVNNTPTLNRAALGNHFLTNPVLQTHPGASPYDTLLAQGYSQPFTSTVGTFRNKPKGGVSAGQEPCGLDSVCLNGGYTPNTFTLHGLASAPGSRAGVVGSTDLLRGEGGGGGLGVDDVSPGALLSPHSGGVPELGGGGGGGGMRRNLSDAAALEKMIISELVQSNLRPAAPMPVPPERYGSLARPLHERAGHAHSATLTRHSQQQQQQHGHEGWAAAMPTHHARPGPPDGWPSGRPQPGDPELHQGPGLRGQDLHHPVAAVQARLQEGWAHAAHGAPGSADPKEKLKDGDRAQLQCTLGRRGLLQDRQQARPPDIQARPYSTISRTPGTLSRHRAAAAGAEGAGGAAGERERERDRERDRERDRDRYRDRPLPPPPPPPPQEAEPLYKALEEPLLHQQRDAAIAEWQAGQGKDEMFLLKRDALAEDWRERGPGEGHPSQKTAADGTEEWRSGAERGREDPLLLEKRDGRLEVWRGGGEESDKEETFITQKNEFAMDRWRGGAEREPEEPLFLKERDGWRSLVEQDSEEFKPKDGALEVWRGGVDMERDESFLFDGKDASGGSGGSGGGGGGGGGGMDGWQRGAERGSFRYHGDREDSSDTYTLPLSPDVDLDPDSSPIYARDSNPSPLYPGERRSPPVGVFPRGSPPTNIFASREPSPPSSSSGGGGLYSRHSPQVYSRGSSPPPPPRFYTRTTPPSLSYPDSSPEGPEELSPTGQRPQRPALDLPYSMGRPPLGPRPNHLQTFYQPPPLAANGEPGYLADAGCDAEDGQMQRVTSL, encoded by the exons atggccatgtgtgtgtggttcctgggggtgtgtgtgctcacccTAGCCCATGTGGCTCCCTCCAGCCAAG CCATGTCCCGGGCGGCCATGCCCTTTGGCTTGCTGCGCAGGGAGCTGGCGTGTGAGGGCTACCCCATCGAGCTGCGCTGCCCCGGGAGCGACGTGGTCATGGTGGAGACGGCCAACTACGGCCGCACGGACGACAAGATCTGCGACGCCGACCCCTTCCAGATGGAGAACACCCAGTGCTACCTCCCCGACGCGCTGAAGATCATGGCTCAGAG GTGTAACAACAGGACTCAGTGTGTAGTGGTAGCGGGGGTGGATGTCTTCCCGGACCCCTGCCCTGGGACCTACAAATACCTGGAGATCCAGTATGAGTGTGTCCCTTACA TCTTCGTGTGTCCTGGCTCGCTGCTCAGCATCCAGCCGGCCTCCTCCCTGCTGGAGGCGGAGCATCAGTCGGGGGCGTGGTGCAAGGACCCCCTGCAGGCGGGCGACCGGCTCTACGTCATGCCCTGGACCCCCTACCGCACGGAGGTGCTATACGAGTACGCCTCCTGGGACGACTACCGCCAGAACCGGGTCACCACCACCTACAA GCTGCCCAGCCGCGTGGACGGAACGGGCTTCGTGGTCTACGACGGCGCCGTCTTTTACAACAAGGAGCGCACGCGCAACCTGGTCAAGTACGACCTGCGCACGCGCATCAAGAGTGGCGAGGCAGTGGTGGTGAACGCCAACTACCACGACACCTCGCCGTACCGCTGGGGCGGCAAGTCGGACATCGACCTGGCGGTGGACGAGAACGGCCTGTGGGTCATCTACTCCACCGAGGCCAACAACGGGCGCATCGTGGTCAGccag GTGAACCCCTACACGCTGCGCTTCGAGGGCACCTGGGCCACGGGCTTCGACAAGCGCGGCGCCAGCAACGCCTTCATGGCGTGCGGCGTGCTGTACGCCGTCCGCTCCGTCTTCCAGGACGACGAGGGCCAGACGGAGGGCCGGGTGGGCGGGGACATGGTGGTCTACGCCTACGACACCGGCCGCGGCCAGGAGCTGCCCGTCCAGATCCCCTTCCCCAACCCCTACCAGTACATCTCCTCCATCGACTACAACCCCCGGGACAACCAGCTGTACGTGTGGAACAACTACTACGTCCTCAGATACCCTCTGCACTTCACCCCGCCGGCCCCCACCAAAG GGCCGATGTCCTCTCTGATGACCACCGTGCGCTCCTACACCGCCACCGTGGCCCTCAGCCCCGTGCGGCCCTCGGCCTCCCACCCCATAGGCGTGATCAACAGGGCGCCCTTTGAccagcggccaatcacagccatgGTCCCTCTGACACCCCGCCCACCCCTGCGTGTTCCcctggcccccgggggccccgacCAGGCTGGCGGGTGTGAGGGCCGGGTGGCAAGAGGGGTGCAGTGGCCCCCTACTCTGAAGGGAGAGACGGTGGAGAGACCCTGTCCTAAAGGATCACTAG GTATAGCCTCCTACCAGTGTATGTTGTCCCCGCTGGGCTGGAGCTCCAGAGGCCCTGACCTTTCCAACTGCACCTCTCCCTGGGTTAGCCAGATCGCACAGAAG ATCAAAAGCGGAGAGAACGCCGCAAACATCGCCGGGGAGCTGGTCAACCTGACGCGGGGGCGGGTCTACGCCGGCGACGTAAGCATGTCCGTCAAGCTGATCGAGCAGCTATTGGACATCCTGGACTCCCAGCTCCAGGCCCTGAGACCGGCCAATAAGGAATCGGCCGCACGCAACTACAACAAG CTGCAGAAGAGGGAGCGCACGTGTCGAGCATACGTTCAG gctgTGGTCCAGACAGTGGATAACCTGCTGGGACCCGAGGCGCTGATCTCCTGGGCAGACATGAACAACGCTGACCAGTCTCGCTCTGCCTCCCTGCTATTGGATGCAGTGGAGAAAGGAGCCTTCCTATTGGCTAACAATCTGTATGAAGGCCGCTTCAGCGACAGAGCACCCAATGTCG atctGGAAGTTTATGTGTTGAATACAGAAGCAGAGATACAGGACCTGACCTTCCCTCATTCCTACGACAGCGACAGCATTCTCCAGATCTCTGCCTTGGCCCTGCAGCAATACAGCAACAACG GCCAGGTGAAGTTGGTGCTGTCGCTCTTCAAGAACCTGGGCTCCTTCCTCACCACCAAGAACTCCACCCTgcggctggggctggggctgggccaggggtcagaggtcagggggcgTAGCCTGGCGGTCAACTCCCACGTGATCTCTGCCTCTGTTCACCGCGGCGTCAACAGAGTGTACCTGTCTGAGCCTGTGATCTTCACCCTGCGACACTTGCAG CAGGAGAACCACTACGGCCCTAACTGCTCCTTCTGGAACTCCTCGGGGTCCTTGGGCAGCGGCAGGTGGTCCACGCAGGGCTGCCGCCTTCTGCActccaacaacacacacaccacctgcgCCTGCAACCACCTCTCCAGCTACGCCGTGCTCATGACGTACCAGCAGCCTGCG TCCGGGGTGGGGGTAGAGGAGCTGCTGGTGTCCGGGGTCTCGTGGGTGGGCATCTCGGTGGCCCTGGTGTGCCTGGCCGGCTGCCTCACCACGCTGTGCTGTCAGGGGGCGCCCTGGCACAGCGACCACAGCAACATCCACTGCAACCTGTGGGCCAACCTCCTCATCACCGAGCTGCTTTTCCTCGTGGGCGCCAACAAGACGCAGTTCACA GTGGCGTGCTCCATCGTGGCGGGCATGCTGCACTTCTCCCTGCTCTCGGTGTTCTGCTGGCTCTGCCTGGAGGCGGTGGAGCTGTACCTGCTGCAGAGGGAGGTGTTTGAGGGCCAGAACTCCAGGAGGAAGTACTTCTACCTGTCGGGGTACTCTGTCCCCGTGCTGGTGGTGGCCGTCTCCACAGCCATAGACTTCAGAGGATACGGCTCCAGCACTGC GTGCTGGCTTCGAACAGACAATTATTTCATATGGAGCTTCCTTGGACCGGTGGCTTTCATAATAACG CTCAACCTGGTTGTCTTGGTGATGACCCTGCACAAGATGCACAGCTCTGCTGCCCTCAAGCCAGACTCCAATCGACACGATAACCTCAG GGCGTGGGCGGTGGGCTcgctcaccctcctcttcctccagtgcGTGACATGGTCTGCAGGCCTGGTCTTCCtctccgctccctccctcctcctggcctACCTCTTCTCCTCGCTCAACACCGCCCAAGGCCTGCTGATCACCATACTGCACTGCACCCTGGCCCGCAag GGCCAGAAGGACTACGGCCGCTGCCTGCGTCTGTCCCAGTGCTGCGGAGGCTCGTCCTCCAGCTCCCCGGACTCTGTGAAGGGGGCGGCGCTGCGCTCCAACAACCGCTACAGCAGCAGCCAGGCCCGCAGAGCCACCGCCAACAGACAG AGCCGCATCCGGAGGATGTGGAACGACACGGTGCGCCGACAGACCGAGTCCTCCTTCATCGCCACGGACGTCaacaacacccccaccctcaacaGAG CTGCCTTGGGGAACCACTTCCTGACTAACCCTGTGCTGCAGACGCACCCTGGAGCGTCCCCCTACGACACTCTGCTAGCCCAGGGCTACAGCCAGCCCTTCACCTCCACAG TAGGAACCTTCAGAAACAAGCCGA AGGGCGGCGTGTCTGCGGGCCAGGAGCCCTGCGGCCTGGACAGCGTGTGTCTCAACGGCGGCTACACCCCCAACACCTTCACCCTGCACGGCCTGGCCTCCGCCCCGGGGTCCCGCGCCGGGGTGGTGGGCAGCACCGACCTCCTGAGGGGCGAGGGGGGCGGCGGAGGGCTGGGGGTGGACGACGTCTCCCCCggggctctcctctccccccactccggGGGCGTCCCGGAgttgggcggcggcggcggcggcggcgggatgCGGCGGAACCTGTCGGACGCGGCGGCGCTGGAGAAGATGATCATCTCGGAGCTGGTGCAGAGCAACCTGAGGCCGGCCGCGCCCATGCCCGTGCCCCCCGAGCGCTACGGCAGCCTGGCCCGCCCCCTCCACGAGCGGGCCGGCCACGCCCACAGCGCCACGCTCACGCGCCactcacagcagcagcagcagcagcacggccaCGAGGGCTGGGCGGCCGCCATGCCCACGCACCACGCCCGCCCGGGCCCCCCCGACGGCTGGCCCTCCGGCCGGCCCCAGCCCGGGGACCCCGAGCTGCACCAGGGCCCCGGGCTGAGGGGCCAGGACCTCCACCACCCCGTGGCCGCCGTGCAGGCGCGCCTGCAGGAGGGCTGGGCCCACGCCGCGCACGGCGCTCCCGGGAGCGCCGATCCCAAGGAGAAGCTGAAGGACGGGGACCGGGCGCAGCTGCAGTGCACCCTGGGCCGCCGCGGGCTGCTGCAGGACAGGCAGCAGGCGCGGCCCCCGGACATCCAGGCCCGGCCCTACTCCACCATCAGCCGCACCCCGGGGACGCTGTCGCGGcaccgcgccgccgccgccggcgccgagggggcgggcggggcggcgggggagagggagcgcgaGAGGGACCGGGAGAGGGACCGGGAGAGGGACCGGGACCGCTACCGGGACAGGCCgctgcccccgccgccgccccctcccccgcagGAGGCGGAGCCTCTGTACAAGGCGCTGGAGGAGCCCCTGCTGCACCAGCAGCGGGACGCGGCCATCGCCGAGTGGCAGGCGGGCCAGGGGAAGGACGAGATGTTCCTCCTGAAGCGGGACGCCCTGGCGGAGGACTGGAGGGAGCGCGGGCCCGGCGAGGGCCACCCGTCCCAGAAGACGGCCGCGGACGGGACGGAGGAGTGGCGGAGCGGCGCtgagcgggggagggaggaccCCCTGCTGCTGGAGAAGAGGGACGGCCGGCTGGAGGTGTGGCGGGGCGGCGGGGAGGAGTCGGACAAGGAGGAGACCTTCATCACGCAGAAGAACGAGTTCGCCATGGACCgctggaggggcggggccgagCGGGAGCCGGAGGAGCCCCTGTTCCTGAAGGAGCGTGACGGCTGGAGGAGCCTGGTGGAGCAGGACAGCGAGGAGTTCAAGCCCAAGGACGGGGCGCTGGAGGTGTGGCGGGGCGGCGTGGACATGGAGCGGGACGAGTCCTTCCTGTTTGACGGCAAGGACGccagcggcggcagcggcggcagcgggggcggcggcggcggcggcggcggcggcatggACGGGTGGCAGCGCGGCGCCGAGCGGGGGTCCTTCCGCTACCACGGCGACCGGGAGGACTCCTCGGACACCTACACCCTGCCGCTGAGCCCCGACGTGGACCTGGACCCGGACTCCTCGCCCATCTACGCCCGGGACTCCAACCCCTCGCCGCTGTACCCGGGCGAGCGCCGCTCCCCGCCCGTCGGCGTCTTCCCGCGCGGCTCGCCGCCCACCAACATCTTCGCCTCGCGCGAGCCCagcccgccctcctcctcctccggcggcggcggcctctaCTCCCGCCACTCCCCGCAGGTGTACAGCCGCGGCAgctctccgccgccgccgccgcgcttcTACACGCGCACCACCCCGCCCTCCCTGTCCTACCCCGACAGCAGCCCCGAGGGCCCGGAGGAGCTGAGCCCCACGGGGCAGCGGCCGCAGCGGCCCGCCCTGGACCTGCCCTACAGCATGGGCCGCCCGCCGCTGGGGCCGCGACCCAACCACCTGCAGACCTTCTAccagccgccgccgctggcCGCCAACGGGGAGCCGGGCTACCTGGCGGACGCCGGCTGCGACGCGGAGGACGGACAGATGCAGCGGGTGACCAGCCTGTGA